In one window of Pseudomonadota bacterium DNA:
- a CDS encoding XRE family transcriptional regulator translates to MRDNIRELQILGSKIKTFRLSRKLKLSDLSEHSSCTSAYISQIERGLVSPSISVLKNIANALGVRLVDLFLTDDQQEDDVIVRNGHGYEIRYPRGDSSIYLLVKHLDGKFMEPLIKILKPKEGSDGLYSHNGSQEFGYVLSGEFDLMIEENVDTLRKGDSFYFNSSRPHGFVNNGEEVAEILWVISPPTY, encoded by the coding sequence ATGAGAGACAATATTCGGGAGTTGCAGATTCTTGGGAGTAAGATCAAAACCTTTCGGCTCAGCAGGAAACTTAAACTTTCCGATCTTTCCGAGCATTCATCATGTACAAGCGCCTATATCTCGCAGATTGAGCGGGGTCTGGTAAGTCCATCTATATCGGTCCTAAAAAATATTGCCAACGCCCTCGGGGTTCGCCTCGTAGACCTGTTTCTCACTGATGACCAACAAGAAGATGATGTTATTGTAAGAAACGGTCATGGGTACGAAATACGATACCCGCGAGGGGATTCGTCCATCTATCTTCTTGTCAAGCACCTTGATGGTAAGTTTATGGAACCGCTGATAAAGATACTGAAACCGAAGGAAGGCAGTGACGGCCTATATTCCCACAACGGCAGTCAGGAATTCGGATATGTGCTTTCGGGAGAATTCGATTTAATGATTGAGGAGAATGTTGACACCTTGAGGAAGGGTGACAGTTTTTATTTTAACTCAAGCCGGCCTCACGGGTTCGTCAACAATGGAGAGGAAGTGGCAGAGATACTGTGGGTAATTAGCCCACCAACCTATTAA
- a CDS encoding type 1 glutamine amidotransferase — MDKTILIVKHIAQEGPGLIGQFFRDDGWELRTIELGNGEKLPDSLHDVSAVVILGGPMNVDEEENYPFLKEEEKLIRKALIEEIPMLGICLGAQLIAKTCSAAVTKASEKEIGWYHVTLTKEGQKDSLFRGLPKNIPVFQWHEDTFELPANGMLLAQSKKCRNQAFRIENNVYGLQFHIEVTNDMIEAWMKDEAGKVDIEKIMRDTEKMRDDFEQQAKQIFLNFKGLVESALRIKRVMKLFVEDEKNAKKKKLLWWSIKEHAFMSAKYV; from the coding sequence ATGGACAAAACAATTTTAATTGTAAAACATATAGCGCAAGAAGGCCCAGGACTCATCGGTCAGTTTTTCAGAGATGACGGTTGGGAACTCCGCACCATAGAACTAGGTAACGGCGAAAAATTGCCTGATTCCCTCCATGATGTTTCGGCTGTCGTTATCCTTGGCGGACCGATGAACGTTGACGAAGAGGAAAACTATCCTTTTCTGAAAGAAGAGGAAAAGCTCATAAGAAAAGCACTGATAGAAGAAATTCCCATGCTGGGCATATGTCTTGGCGCTCAACTGATAGCAAAAACATGCAGCGCAGCCGTTACAAAAGCATCCGAAAAAGAGATAGGCTGGTACCACGTAACACTTACAAAGGAAGGACAGAAGGATTCACTGTTCCGGGGGTTGCCAAAAAATATCCCTGTTTTTCAATGGCATGAAGATACATTTGAATTACCTGCCAACGGCATGCTTTTAGCGCAATCAAAGAAATGCAGGAACCAGGCATTCAGGATTGAAAATAATGTTTACGGCCTTCAATTCCATATAGAAGTTACAAATGATATGATAGAGGCATGGATGAAAGACGAGGCGGGGAAGGTCGATATTGAGAAGATAATGAGGGATACGGAGAAGATGAGGGATGATTTTGAACAACAGGCAAAACAGATTTTTCTCAATTTCAAGGGTCTCGTTGAATCGGCACTCCGGATAAAAAGGGTCATGAAATTGTTCGTTGAGGATGAAAAGAATGCTAAAAAGAAGAAGCTTCTATGGTGGAGCATAAAAGAACACGCCTTTATGTCAGCAAAATATGTCTGA
- a CDS encoding ABC transporter substrate-binding protein: protein MKRCSVLLFVFSLVLLSTFAVSFAAEDIKLGVLHSLTGPFAPAGGLSGQRGSLVAIDMINARGGVAGKYKVKAVEADAQSNPEVAIREAERLISVEKVPVIVGVFSSSIAVPLAPIADKNKTIFWITIAISDKVLEDRHLKYVFRIQPMGSQWGNSSVDMLSEIYGKFGYSNPNQVKLAVAYEDGPYGTIVSKANLDRAKKYQMSVGLTEAYTHTAKDLSSLILKVKRAKPDVVLHTGYFPDVVLFLRQSRELGLKWKGLIGHGAGYANFREMEKSLGRSMVNYVCNVDPAPAQLLDLKKLKPGIGDLIGEFLKRYKEKYKESDPETHATQGFSHTWVLLNNVMPVALEKYGKITPDTIRQAALDLDIPEGGTPSGYGVKFAPPEHKFAGQNLRSYPVVSQWVNGKVEIVWPATLRTAEPKLPIPADSPYAVK, encoded by the coding sequence ATGAAGAGGTGTTCAGTGTTGCTTTTTGTTTTTAGTCTGGTATTATTGTCGACTTTTGCCGTATCGTTCGCAGCGGAAGATATTAAGCTTGGGGTTTTACACTCCCTGACAGGGCCATTCGCTCCGGCCGGTGGTCTTTCCGGACAGAGAGGCTCTTTGGTCGCAATCGACATGATAAATGCAAGAGGAGGGGTGGCAGGGAAATATAAGGTAAAGGCTGTAGAGGCCGATGCCCAGAGCAACCCGGAAGTAGCGATCCGTGAAGCGGAGAGGCTTATATCTGTTGAAAAAGTACCTGTTATTGTCGGGGTTTTTTCAAGTTCCATTGCAGTGCCTCTGGCTCCGATTGCCGATAAGAATAAGACCATCTTCTGGATCACCATCGCCATTTCCGATAAAGTCCTTGAAGACAGACACCTGAAATATGTTTTTCGTATCCAGCCAATGGGTTCCCAGTGGGGTAACTCCTCCGTTGATATGCTGTCCGAGATTTACGGAAAATTTGGTTACAGCAATCCGAACCAGGTAAAATTGGCTGTTGCTTATGAGGATGGACCGTATGGAACGATCGTATCGAAGGCAAACCTCGACAGGGCAAAGAAATATCAGATGTCTGTCGGCCTTACCGAGGCTTACACCCATACTGCGAAAGATCTCTCATCTTTGATCCTTAAGGTAAAAAGGGCCAAACCTGATGTGGTGCTCCATACCGGCTACTTCCCCGATGTGGTACTCTTCCTCCGGCAGTCAAGAGAGCTCGGTCTTAAGTGGAAAGGCCTCATAGGCCACGGTGCGGGTTACGCCAATTTTCGTGAAATGGAAAAATCCCTGGGGAGGTCCATGGTAAACTATGTATGCAATGTAGACCCTGCCCCTGCGCAACTCCTTGATTTAAAAAAGCTTAAACCTGGCATAGGTGATTTGATTGGTGAATTCCTGAAGAGATACAAGGAAAAATATAAAGAATCCGACCCGGAAACCCATGCTACGCAAGGTTTCTCGCATACATGGGTTCTCCTCAACAATGTTATGCCTGTGGCACTGGAGAAATATGGAAAGATCACACCGGATACGATACGGCAGGCAGCCCTCGATCTCGATATACCTGAGGGTGGAACACCAAGCGGCTACGGGGTTAAATTTGCACCCCCCGAACACAAGTTTGCCGGGCAGAACCTGAGGTCTTATCCCGTGGTAAGCCAGTGGGTCAATGGCAAGGTGGAGATCGTATGGCCGGCAACCTTGCGGACAGCCGAACCCAAGCTCCCGATACCCGCAGATTCTCCATATGCGGTAAAATAG